The stretch of DNA AGGAAGCGCTCCACCTGGTCGCGCCCGAGTTGTGTCGCCTTCGACGCCTCGTTGACGAAGACCATCATCTGCGCAATGGCCGTGTTGTAGGCGAAGCGCGGAATGTCGTCGGTGACTTTGCGGATCGTCTTGTGGAGCAGCCGCTCGATCACGGGATTGCGCTCGGCGGTAATGTGAGGATGGATCGGTGGTAGTGACGTGGTCGGCGTCTGACCGTCGGGCGGCTGTGGGACGATCAGTCGCCAGACGCGTTGCAGGAAGCGATGCGCTCCCAGGATGTCGTTGGTGTTCCAGGGCTTGCCCTTCTCGAGCGGGCCCATGTACATCTCGTAGAGCCGCAGTGTATCGGCGCCGTACTCGCGGATAATCGCGTCGGGATTGACGACGTTCCGCAGCGACTTCGACATCTTCTCGACCGTGACGGTGAGCGCCTCGCCCGTCTGGCGGTGGATGGCCTGCTCTCCGCGGTGCTCAACGTCTTCGTGCGGAATGCAGACGCCGCGCGCATCCCGGAAGGTGTACGACTGGATCATGCCCTGGTTGAAGAGCTTGTGGAACGGTTCGGGGGTGGACACGATGCCGAGGTCGTACAGCACCTTGTGCCAGAAGCGCGCGTACAACAGGTGCAGGACGGCATGCTCGGCTCCGCCCATGTACAGGTCGACGCCCCCAAACTGTGGCGCACCATCCGGACCGCGGTTGCCGAGCCAGTAGCGTTCGACGTGCGGATCAATCAGGGCCTGGTCGTTCTGCGGGTCACAGAACCGCAGGTAGTACCAGCAGGAACCAGCCCACTGTGGCATCGTATTCACTTCGCGGCGGCAGGTCTCCCCATCGTATTGCACCTGTACCCAGTCCTCCGCCTTGCTGAGCGGGGTGCGCGGGTCGGCATTCGGATCGTCACTCGCCTCGGGCTTGAAATCATCGATCTCGGGGAGCGTGACAGGCAGTTCTGCCGCGCGCACCGCGAACGGCTGGCCGTCGTCGCGGTAAAGAATCGGAAAGGGTTCGCCCCAGTAGCGCTGCCGCGAGAAGAGCCAGTCGCGCAGTTTGTACTGGATTGTGCCTTCGCCGAGGTCGCGTTCCTCGAGCCAGGCAATGATCCGCTCCTTGGCCTCCGGAGTCGGCAGGCCGTTGAGGGTGCACTGGCCGGTGAAGCTTTCTGCATCCTGCGGCGGAGAGTTAATGTTCGTGCCGTCCCCGACGAAGCCGCGCCAGTCCTCGGCGCCCAGTGGCTGGACCACTTGCACAACGGGCAGGTGAAAGGTTTCCGCAAACTCCAGATCGCGCGTGTCGTGCCCCGGGACAGCCATGATCGAGCCGGTGCCGTAGCTGATCAGTACGTAGTCGGCCACCCAGATCGGCAGCCGGGCTCGATTCACCGGGTTGAGCGCATAGGCCCCGGTGAACACGCCGGTTTTCTTGCGATTGTCAGCCGTGCGGTCCAGCTCGGATTTCTGCTGGGCAGCGCGACAGTAGGTCTTGACCTCTTCGCGCTGTTCCGGCGTGGTGATGATCGGGACGAGGCGGTGCTCGGGTGCCAGCACCATGTACGTGGCGCCGAAGAGCGTGTCCGGACGCGTCGTGAAGACGCGGATGTTCTCGCCGCCGGCCGGTCCGGCGCCGTCGATCGCGAAGTCCACGTAGGCGCCCTGGCTGCGACCGATCCAATTGCGCTGCATGAGCTTGATGGGCTCGGGCCAGTCGAGTGGATCCAGGTCGGTCAGCAGCCGGTCCGCGTACTCGGTGATACGCAGCATCCATTGCTTCATCGGTCGGCGGTAGACCGGATGATTGCCGCGCTCGCTGCGTC from Phycisphaerales bacterium encodes:
- a CDS encoding leucine--tRNA ligase, which translates into the protein MSTHHYAFQEIEPRWQATWEARQTFRAANPGEPGSERPKFYVLDFFPYPSGAGLHVGHPLGYIASDIMARFLRMRGYNVLHPMGWDAFGLPAEQYAVETGVHPRITTRKNIETYTRQLRMIGLAYDWSREIATCDPDYYRWTQWIFLKIYNSWYDPEWRWTDPHGRTVCGAARPIDKLPIPPDVKAQGEAAIATFRNEHRLAFLAEVPVNWCPALGTVLANEEVTNEGRSERGNHPVYRRPMKQWMLRITEYADRLLTDLDPLDWPEPIKLMQRNWIGRSQGAYVDFAIDGAGPAGGENIRVFTTRPDTLFGATYMVLAPEHRLVPIITTPEQREEVKTYCRAAQQKSELDRTADNRKKTGVFTGAYALNPVNRARLPIWVADYVLISYGTGSIMAVPGHDTRDLEFAETFHLPVVQVVQPLGAEDWRGFVGDGTNINSPPQDAESFTGQCTLNGLPTPEAKERIIAWLEERDLGEGTIQYKLRDWLFSRQRYWGEPFPILYRDDGQPFAVRAAELPVTLPEIDDFKPEASDDPNADPRTPLSKAEDWVQVQYDGETCRREVNTMPQWAGSCWYYLRFCDPQNDQALIDPHVERYWLGNRGPDGAPQFGGVDLYMGGAEHAVLHLLYARFWHKVLYDLGIVSTPEPFHKLFNQGMIQSYTFRDARGVCIPHEDVEHRGEQAIHRQTGEALTVTVEKMSKSLRNVVNPDAIIREYGADTLRLYEMYMGPLEKGKPWNTNDILGAHRFLQRVWRLIVPQPPDGQTPTTSLPPIHPHITAERNPVIERLLHKTIRKVTDDIPRFAYNTAIAQMMVFVNEASKATQLGRDQVERFLLLLAPFAPHITEELWERLGHTASLALADWPSYDVALTRDATVEIAVQVLGKVRARIEVPSEATEEQYIELARQAPPVVREIGTREVRRAIVVPGRLVNFIV